The DNA sequence ACCAAATTTGTGGTGTTATATTAAGTTAAAATAATTCGTTATCAACAGATTGTATCTTCCGAGTTGCCCCACCCTTTAATGAATTACGGTTTCACCACCCCCACCCATGAATTAACCTAGAAACCGATCCAGATTCTGAGAAATAAAGATATAATTTGTAACAAAAGCGTTAAGAAATATTGCAAATGAGTAATCCAGTAACAGAAGCATTCTTCTTTGGTAAAGCCTTAGCGGAAGTCTTGACAGAAAAAGTAGAAGACACCCTCACCAACACCCTCAGTGAATTTGGTAAATTTGACGCCGAAACCAGAGAAAGACTAAGACAATTTGCCGAAGAAGTAAGACTAAGGGCAGAAATTGCCAAACAAAAATCAGACCACGATCGCACCAACACCACCATAACCGTAGAAGTCGATACCAGTGTTGACTTACAAGAACTCTTAGACGAACTAAGGGCAGAAATTGCTAGATTAAAAGCAGAACTAAATAAATATCGACAAAAATAAACAAATTTAAATAATCCTAAAATTTGTACCACCAGCAAAACCATCAGACCAATTTATCATCATAAAATAAAAGTGTCATCAGCCTATCCCAACACCAGTAAATATTTGGAGTCCTCCCCAGAGATTCCGACCACAACCCCCCGTAACAAACCAGAAGCGGGGAAAAAAGTCTATCGTTGGAATAGCGAAAATTATTCCCCCCTGCGTCGTCGCATCGATATTTGGACATTTGTTCTTTTACTACTCTTTAAACTGTGGCGCAACGGCAAAAAATGGAGTTACTCGGGGGGCTACAGCGAAGAAAAATTAATCGCCCGTCGCCGTATTCAAGCAGGATGGATTAGAGAAAATCTTCTCGAACTAGGGCCAACATTTATCAAAGTAGGACAACTATTCTCTACCCGTGCCGACTTATTCCCCGAAGAATACGTCGAAGAATTATCCAAATTACAAGACAGAGTACCCGCCTTTAGTTATGAGCAGGTATGCGCCATCATCGAAAAAGATTTTAATAAGCCATTAAATAAATTATTCCTCAGTTTTGACCCCACCCCCCTAGCCGCCGCCAGTTTAGGACAAGTCCACAAAGCCCAACTAATCACAGGGCAAGAAGTGGTGGTAAAAATTCAGCGCCCCGGATTACCAAAACTATTTGACATTGACTTAGGTATCCTCAAACAAATAGCCCGTTACTTTCAAAATCATCCCCGTTGGGGCAAAAATAGAGACTGGTTAGGGATTTATGATGAATGTTGTCGTATTTTGTGGCAAGAAACCGATTATCTCCTAGAAGGTACAAGCGCCGATACATTTCGCCGTAACTTTCGGGATGAAACTTGGGTAAAAGTACCAAGGGTATTTTGGCGTTATAGCTCCCCTCGGGTGCTTACCCTCGAATATATGCCAGGTATTAAAAT is a window from the Cyanobacterium stanieri LEGE 03274 genome containing:
- a CDS encoding DUF6825 family protein; this encodes MSNPVTEAFFFGKALAEVLTEKVEDTLTNTLSEFGKFDAETRERLRQFAEEVRLRAEIAKQKSDHDRTNTTITVEVDTSVDLQELLDELRAEIARLKAELNKYRQK